In a genomic window of uncultured Flavobacterium sp.:
- a CDS encoding histidine kinase — protein MKSILIKTLFFFFIAFQIQAQELLPFVENYNKSDYQGDNQIWNVVQGKDNAMYFANNHYLLRYDGVLWEKYSLPNKTIIRSILIEGDKIYSGSYKEFGYWYRKDGKMHYVSITKNLRLFDEKDNEEIWKIFRFNGSLYFQSFNDVFIYDGKQIKKIRFPFLISYCFVVDNNLYVASVARGIFKMNGSRISNPKGWDVLKKTVVHAIEKYQGKTYVFTQKKGIFILENGSLQPWNNPLNETFKAATINVAKFIKNNKLVVGTGNRGVFIYDFNTNTYKNIDRNNVLMNNSVLSIGFDKENDLWLGLDNGIAHVEVNSPISFFYDNSGILGSVYSVATTNKGYLIASNHGIYEFYAGKFNMLPNTQGQAWNITKIDNKYIIGHNDGTFSYDNGSLVKINNKSGGWNLSKSSINDTYFQSTYDGVLLYDNPANLTQSKAIKDLSKPIKYVAQNRKNEIWAADNYRGLYRVLYDDDYKTKKVENVTQQSKIKNDFGVKIFEFRSEILFLINNIWYTYNSLSNKLEENKLFNSNFKNISDVVSIDEDHFMVLQNGILYHIYADGNKFLWNIIQQKYYKGKLINDNLRIFKTQNHYLLNLDDGFISLPLKYENHQNSDVKVEAFNEENLVEQDSKIKFNTELKINVISGIYGASKPNLFYKLNNSKDYLPVLDGLIVLNNLSSGYHSITIFNHNGANYEKVANFDFKVAEPWYFSIWMIFLYLLAIGAILFFYYKWNKFRYMQKLKLQAEELKHQREILEMELKAENELNVQEYEKHILELELQTKSSEVAGKSLSIAKQSEMIENIQSILDSEKDFNKLKSEIKKAIKINEVNKHEWETFETNLNQIHNEFIINLSKKFPNLTPKDIKLCVYLKMNLSSKEIAPMMNISFRGVELHRYRLRKKLNLTQDENLSKFLLSL, from the coding sequence TTGAAATCGATACTTATAAAAACATTATTCTTCTTTTTCATTGCTTTTCAAATACAAGCACAAGAATTACTTCCTTTCGTAGAAAATTATAATAAATCAGATTACCAGGGTGATAACCAAATTTGGAATGTCGTTCAGGGAAAAGATAACGCCATGTATTTTGCCAATAACCATTATTTACTGCGATATGATGGTGTACTTTGGGAAAAATATTCGTTGCCAAATAAAACCATTATCAGATCTATTTTGATCGAAGGCGATAAAATTTATTCAGGTTCTTATAAAGAATTTGGATATTGGTATAGAAAAGATGGTAAAATGCATTACGTTTCTATTACCAAAAACCTGCGTTTGTTTGATGAAAAAGACAACGAAGAAATCTGGAAAATTTTCAGATTTAATGGTTCTTTATATTTTCAATCTTTCAATGATGTTTTTATCTATGATGGAAAACAGATCAAAAAAATCAGATTCCCTTTTTTAATTTCCTATTGTTTTGTTGTAGACAACAATCTTTATGTTGCTTCTGTTGCAAGGGGAATTTTTAAAATGAATGGTTCGCGAATTTCAAATCCAAAAGGTTGGGATGTTTTAAAAAAGACAGTAGTTCACGCCATCGAAAAGTATCAAGGTAAAACTTATGTTTTTACCCAGAAAAAAGGAATTTTTATTCTGGAAAACGGAAGTTTGCAACCTTGGAATAATCCTTTAAATGAAACTTTTAAAGCTGCTACAATTAATGTCGCAAAATTTATTAAAAACAATAAATTAGTTGTAGGAACAGGAAACAGAGGTGTTTTTATATACGATTTTAATACAAATACTTATAAGAATATCGATCGAAACAATGTGTTGATGAACAACTCTGTTTTGAGCATTGGTTTTGATAAAGAGAATGATTTATGGTTAGGATTAGACAACGGAATTGCTCATGTTGAGGTGAATTCGCCAATATCATTTTTCTACGATAATTCAGGGATTTTAGGTTCTGTATATTCTGTTGCAACTACAAATAAAGGATATTTGATTGCTTCCAATCATGGTATTTATGAGTTTTATGCCGGAAAATTTAATATGTTGCCCAATACTCAGGGTCAAGCCTGGAATATTACAAAAATTGACAATAAATATATTATTGGTCATAACGATGGAACATTTTCTTATGACAATGGTTCTTTAGTCAAAATAAATAATAAAAGCGGCGGTTGGAATTTATCAAAAAGCAGTATTAATGATACTTACTTTCAGTCTACTTATGACGGAGTTTTGTTGTATGATAATCCAGCAAATCTAACGCAGAGTAAAGCTATTAAAGATCTTTCGAAACCTATAAAATATGTAGCTCAGAATAGAAAGAATGAAATTTGGGCGGCAGATAATTATCGCGGATTGTATCGTGTTTTATATGATGACGATTACAAAACTAAAAAAGTAGAAAACGTTACGCAGCAAAGTAAAATAAAAAATGATTTTGGAGTTAAAATTTTTGAATTCCGAAGTGAGATTCTTTTCCTTATAAATAATATTTGGTATACTTATAATTCACTCAGTAATAAATTGGAAGAAAACAAATTGTTTAATTCTAATTTCAAAAATATTAGTGACGTTGTATCAATTGACGAAGATCATTTTATGGTTCTTCAAAATGGTATTTTGTATCATATTTATGCTGATGGAAATAAATTTCTATGGAATATTATTCAACAGAAATATTATAAAGGAAAACTGATCAATGATAATCTTAGAATTTTTAAAACTCAGAATCATTATTTATTGAATCTTGATGATGGTTTTATTTCGCTTCCGCTGAAATATGAAAATCATCAAAATTCAGACGTTAAAGTAGAAGCATTCAATGAAGAAAATTTAGTTGAGCAAGATTCAAAAATCAAGTTCAATACAGAATTAAAGATTAATGTGATTTCAGGAATTTACGGAGCCAGTAAACCTAATTTATTTTATAAACTTAATAATAGTAAAGATTATCTTCCGGTTTTAGACGGATTAATTGTATTGAATAATTTAAGCAGCGGTTATCATTCGATAACTATATTTAATCACAATGGAGCCAATTATGAAAAGGTTGCAAATTTTGATTTTAAAGTTGCTGAACCTTGGTATTTTTCAATTTGGATGATTTTCTTGTATTTATTAGCAATTGGAGCAATTTTATTTTTCTATTATAAATGGAATAAATTTCGATACATGCAAAAATTAAAATTGCAGGCTGAAGAATTAAAGCATCAAAGAGAAATTCTGGAAATGGAATTGAAAGCAGAAAATGAACTGAATGTTCAGGAATATGAAAAACACATTCTGGAACTTGAATTGCAAACAAAATCTTCTGAAGTTGCGGGTAAATCTTTGTCTATTGCAAAACAAAGTGAAATGATCGAAAATATTCAAAGCATTCTTGATTCAGAAAAAGATTTTAATAAACTTAAAAGCGAAATCAAAAAAGCTATTAAGATTAATGAAGTCAATAAACACGAATGGGAAACTTTTGAAACAAATCTGAATCAAATTCACAATGAGTTTATCATTAACCTTTCTAAGAAATTTCCAAATCTTACTCCAAAAGATATTAAGTTGTGTGTTTATCTTAAAATGAACCTTTCATCAAAGGAAATTGCGCCTATGATGAACATCTCTTTTAGAGGTGTAGAATTGCACAGATATCGCTTAAGAAAGAAATTAAACCTTACGCAAGATGAAAACCTCTCAAAATTTTTATTAAGTCTGTAA
- a CDS encoding SusC/RagA family TonB-linked outer membrane protein produces the protein MKNFIFSFLALLLLPAYMSGQAIKGKVVDSSGMGVPGAIISASNSRTSADADFDGNFTINAKEGEILKISMLGFDSQSVPATTAPMTITLKEAGDTVLKDVVVIGYGTRKKIDNTSAITSLKAEDITKTKVLNASQAIQGKAAGVQVIASDVPGSTPSVVIRGLGTALGGRNPLYIVDGMPTENINNINTNDITSYEILKDASSLAIYGTRAANGVIIITTKKGKGDKVSVEVESFAGVRNPLKKVKMANSDQYVAYTNAAPTTANYFAANQPYNTNWLDEITRTGSYTQNNVSVSGASENVKYFFSAGNYEEKAILNGLNYSRTSFRNNNEYKISKKVTLNQNFSFTSTNSAPKPLSAFTNAYKQAPIVPVYFSTGQYGVSFRNSDNVAGPTGEKGAFNNVGNPVAQLDFYNEQQRSVTLQGGLKLDYEIIKGLKFTSQFNGEFYTWKQYNYEDTKNIWLAADPTRVASNYPATSNTNLLTKGREQYFNWNLSNYFTYNKVFAGIHDVEVTAGMEVSVKGPRETLSVVRKNVNPNSNYWALYNSTDGKGVDYAGNVVNLYNVVYNESRLASYFGRFQYKLMDKYLFTGTVRRDGSSNFNKDYRWGTFPSFGIGWILTKESFLADVKEINLIKLRGSWGKLGNQNVPLNNQAYNSGLNSYLGGSILYEGTTISSQIDPSLSWEVTEEASVGVDFELLNSRLKGSFDYYDKNTNNVILNTKPYVTSGITLATPAHVGEVSNKGYEISLRWDDKITDNLSYWVGGNFSHNKNELAGLKDLDISPIIGGNLGNGQNTKILDKTSVGQPLGSFYIYEYAGIDPANGKMLYYNAAGAKVTQDVLDLTKDRKYVGSILPKANYGVTLGLNYKNIDFSVDGYGTGGAKVYNGKKAQRFSGENIEASLTNNYWTPANTTGTNPAPFNEVPVASTYYLESGDFFRINNITLGYKLPLTDLSFINYCRIYVNAINPFITQKFSGFSPELNGDGNPYGTQGVELDAYPTLRSFVVGANLKF, from the coding sequence ATGAAAAATTTTATTTTTAGCTTTTTAGCGCTCTTGCTGCTTCCTGCTTATATGTCAGGACAAGCAATTAAAGGAAAAGTAGTAGACAGTAGTGGAATGGGAGTTCCTGGAGCAATTATTTCTGCTTCAAATTCCAGAACTTCTGCTGATGCTGATTTCGACGGAAATTTTACAATAAACGCCAAAGAAGGTGAGATTTTAAAGATCTCAATGTTAGGTTTTGATTCTCAATCAGTACCTGCAACTACCGCACCAATGACGATTACATTAAAAGAAGCAGGAGATACTGTTTTAAAAGATGTCGTAGTAATTGGATACGGAACAAGAAAGAAAATTGATAATACTTCAGCAATCACATCTTTAAAAGCTGAAGATATTACAAAAACAAAAGTATTAAATGCTTCTCAAGCTATTCAAGGTAAAGCGGCTGGTGTTCAGGTTATTGCATCTGATGTTCCAGGTAGTACTCCTTCGGTTGTTATTAGAGGTTTAGGTACTGCATTAGGAGGTAGAAATCCTTTGTATATTGTTGATGGAATGCCAACGGAAAACATCAATAACATCAATACGAATGATATTACTTCGTATGAAATTCTTAAAGATGCTTCATCTTTAGCGATTTACGGTACAAGAGCAGCAAATGGAGTTATCATTATTACAACTAAAAAAGGTAAAGGTGATAAAGTGTCTGTTGAAGTAGAAAGTTTTGCAGGTGTTAGAAATCCTCTTAAAAAGGTTAAAATGGCAAACAGCGATCAATACGTTGCTTATACAAATGCTGCGCCAACAACTGCTAATTATTTTGCTGCAAACCAACCTTATAATACAAATTGGCTTGACGAAATAACAAGAACTGGTTCTTATACTCAAAACAACGTTTCTGTTTCTGGAGCTTCTGAAAATGTGAAATATTTTTTCAGTGCCGGAAATTATGAAGAAAAAGCGATTTTGAACGGATTAAATTATAGCCGTACAAGTTTTAGAAATAATAATGAATATAAAATTTCTAAAAAAGTTACTTTAAACCAAAACTTTAGCTTTACATCAACGAATTCTGCTCCAAAGCCTTTAAGTGCTTTTACAAATGCTTACAAACAAGCTCCAATTGTACCGGTTTATTTCTCTACAGGACAATACGGTGTTTCTTTTAGAAACTCTGATAATGTTGCTGGTCCAACTGGTGAAAAAGGTGCGTTTAATAATGTTGGAAATCCTGTCGCTCAACTTGATTTCTACAATGAACAACAACGTAGTGTAACATTACAAGGTGGTTTAAAATTAGATTACGAAATAATCAAAGGATTAAAATTTACTTCACAATTTAATGGAGAATTTTATACTTGGAAACAGTATAATTATGAAGATACTAAGAATATTTGGCTAGCAGCAGATCCAACTCGTGTGGCATCTAATTATCCTGCGACTTCAAATACCAATTTATTGACAAAAGGAAGAGAACAATATTTCAACTGGAACTTATCTAATTATTTTACTTATAATAAAGTTTTTGCTGGTATTCATGATGTTGAGGTAACTGCAGGTATGGAGGTTTCTGTAAAAGGACCAAGAGAAACATTATCAGTAGTAAGAAAAAATGTAAATCCAAATTCTAATTACTGGGCTCTTTATAATTCTACAGACGGTAAAGGAGTAGATTATGCTGGAAACGTTGTGAATTTATACAATGTAGTGTATAATGAAAGCAGATTAGCTTCTTATTTTGGTCGTTTCCAATATAAATTAATGGACAAATACTTGTTTACAGGTACCGTTAGACGTGACGGATCTTCAAATTTTAATAAAGATTATCGTTGGGGAACTTTTCCATCTTTTGGTATAGGTTGGATTTTGACAAAAGAAAGCTTCTTAGCTGATGTTAAAGAAATTAATTTAATTAAATTAAGAGGTAGCTGGGGTAAATTAGGAAATCAAAACGTTCCATTAAATAATCAGGCTTACAACTCAGGACTTAATAGTTATTTAGGAGGTTCTATTCTTTACGAAGGAACTACAATTTCTTCTCAAATTGATCCAAGTTTATCTTGGGAAGTTACTGAAGAAGCTTCTGTAGGTGTTGATTTTGAATTACTAAACAGTAGATTAAAAGGATCTTTTGATTACTATGATAAAAATACAAACAATGTAATTTTAAATACAAAACCTTATGTAACTTCTGGAATTACTTTGGCAACTCCAGCACACGTAGGAGAAGTTTCTAACAAAGGTTATGAAATTTCTTTACGTTGGGATGATAAAATTACAGACAATTTGAGTTACTGGGTTGGAGGTAATTTCTCTCACAACAAAAATGAACTTGCCGGATTAAAAGATTTAGACATTTCTCCAATTATTGGTGGAAATTTAGGAAATGGTCAAAATACCAAAATTCTTGACAAAACTTCAGTTGGTCAGCCATTAGGTAGTTTTTACATATATGAATATGCTGGAATCGATCCTGCAAATGGAAAAATGTTGTATTACAATGCAGCAGGGGCAAAAGTTACTCAAGATGTATTAGATCTTACTAAAGACAGAAAATACGTAGGTTCAATTTTGCCAAAAGCAAATTACGGTGTTACGTTAGGTTTAAACTACAAAAATATCGATTTCTCAGTTGACGGATACGGTACTGGTGGAGCTAAAGTTTATAATGGTAAAAAAGCACAACGTTTTTCTGGTGAAAACATTGAAGCATCTTTAACAAATAATTATTGGACTCCGGCAAATACAACAGGAACTAATCCTGCTCCATTTAATGAGGTTCCTGTAGCATCAACTTATTACTTAGAATCAGGAGATTTCTTTAGAATAAACAATATCACTTTAGGATATAAACTTCCTTTAACTGATTTAAGTTTTATTAACTATTGCAGAATTTATGTAAACGCAATTAATCCATTTATAACTCAAAAATTCTCTGGATTTTCTCCTGAGTTAAATGGAGATGGTAATCCTTACGGAACTCAAGGTGTTGAGCTTGATGCTTATCCTACTTTAAGATCTTTCGTTGTTGGTGCTAATTTAAAATTTTAA
- a CDS encoding glucoamylase family protein, whose protein sequence is MVRISVLLLVFTFFGCGSNSDKSKEKEGENAVVVKLTDEQLLATVQKQTFKYFWDYAEPNSGLARERFHPDGNYPDNDANIVTTGGSGFGLMAIVSGMSQGYITKEQGVERLNKIADFLGKADRFHGAWSHWIDGNTGKVKPFGTKDNGGDLVETSFLVAGMITVREYLKEGSEKEKAVAQKYDALWKGVEWQWFTNNKNVLYWHWSPTYDWQMNFPLEGYNECLITYVMAASSPTHSIDAKVYHEGWARSGGIVSDKKKYDIPLILKHNGAEEFGGPLFWAHYSYVGLDPNQLSDKYANYWDLNVNQTKINYEYCVQNSKNGYSADYWGLTASYSRNPDGSIGYNAHMPSNDQGVMSPTAAISSIAYTPKESMAVIRNLYENHKKETWGEAGFYDALSLQNNWVAKRYLAIDQGPEVVMIENYRTGLLWKLFMNAPEVKQGLTKLGFHSGKYGI, encoded by the coding sequence ATGGTTAGAATTTCAGTTTTATTATTAGTTTTTACATTTTTTGGTTGCGGATCTAATTCTGATAAATCAAAAGAGAAAGAAGGAGAAAATGCAGTTGTTGTAAAATTAACAGATGAACAACTTTTAGCTACTGTTCAAAAACAGACTTTTAAATACTTCTGGGATTATGCTGAACCAAATTCAGGATTAGCCAGAGAACGTTTTCATCCTGATGGAAATTATCCTGATAATGATGCTAATATTGTTACAACCGGAGGTTCTGGTTTTGGCTTAATGGCAATCGTTTCCGGAATGTCTCAAGGATATATTACAAAAGAACAAGGAGTTGAAAGACTAAACAAAATTGCAGATTTTTTAGGCAAAGCAGATCGTTTTCATGGAGCATGGTCACATTGGATAGACGGAAATACCGGAAAAGTAAAGCCTTTTGGAACCAAGGATAATGGTGGAGACTTAGTCGAAACATCATTTTTGGTTGCAGGAATGATTACTGTTCGCGAATATCTAAAAGAAGGCTCAGAAAAAGAAAAAGCAGTCGCTCAAAAATATGATGCACTTTGGAAAGGTGTTGAATGGCAATGGTTCACAAACAATAAAAATGTATTGTACTGGCATTGGTCACCAACATACGATTGGCAAATGAATTTTCCGCTTGAAGGATACAACGAATGTTTAATTACTTATGTAATGGCTGCATCGTCACCAACACATTCAATTGATGCAAAAGTATATCATGAAGGTTGGGCGAGAAGTGGCGGAATTGTTTCGGATAAAAAGAAATATGATATTCCGTTGATTTTAAAACATAATGGAGCAGAAGAATTTGGCGGACCATTATTCTGGGCACATTATTCTTACGTTGGACTAGATCCAAATCAATTAAGCGATAAATATGCGAACTATTGGGATTTGAATGTTAACCAAACAAAAATCAATTACGAATACTGCGTTCAAAATTCTAAAAACGGTTACAGCGCTGATTATTGGGGATTAACGGCATCTTATTCAAGAAATCCTGATGGATCGATAGGATATAATGCACACATGCCAAGCAACGATCAAGGTGTTATGTCGCCAACCGCTGCAATCAGTTCTATTGCTTACACGCCAAAAGAATCAATGGCAGTGATTAGAAATTTATACGAAAATCATAAAAAAGAAACTTGGGGAGAAGCAGGATTTTACGATGCCTTAAGCTTGCAGAATAATTGGGTAGCAAAACGTTATCTGGCAATTGATCAAGGACCAGAAGTAGTTATGATCGAAAATTACAGAACTGGTTTATTATGGAAATTATTCATGAATGCGCCTGAAGTAAAGCAAGGATTAACAAAATTAGGTTTCCATTCAGGGAAATATGGAATTTAA
- a CDS encoding prolyl oligopeptidase family serine peptidase, whose translation MRYKFALITLLFSVLGFAQSESTGTIKTVVMVKHELGYALHKPANTKENKPLIVFISGDGEKGTDIEKVKINGPLKYLKTHSLDAYVLAPQCKSDENWDIESINELILKIQKENKIDSNRIYVTGLSSGGWAAWNLALSYPDKFAAIVPISGFVDLIELESACKIANIPTRIFHGLLDDVVKVDYAITIYKELKKCNAKDVQLTIFDDAGHDSWTRVYDNPEIYEWMFKQIKTNTNK comes from the coding sequence ATGAGATATAAATTTGCATTAATTACGCTATTATTTTCTGTGTTGGGTTTTGCGCAAAGCGAATCAACGGGAACAATAAAAACGGTAGTAATGGTAAAACATGAATTAGGTTATGCATTACACAAACCCGCCAATACAAAAGAGAATAAGCCATTAATAGTTTTTATTTCGGGAGATGGTGAAAAAGGTACAGATATTGAAAAAGTTAAAATCAATGGGCCTTTAAAATATTTAAAAACACATTCATTAGATGCTTATGTTTTGGCTCCGCAATGTAAATCAGATGAAAATTGGGATATAGAATCTATTAATGAATTGATTTTAAAAATTCAAAAAGAGAATAAAATTGATTCCAACAGAATATACGTAACCGGGTTAAGTTCCGGAGGTTGGGCCGCGTGGAATCTGGCATTATCATATCCGGATAAATTTGCGGCAATAGTACCAATTTCAGGTTTTGTTGATTTGATAGAGTTAGAGAGTGCTTGTAAGATTGCTAATATTCCAACGAGGATTTTTCATGGATTATTAGACGATGTAGTAAAAGTAGATTACGCAATAACAATCTACAAAGAGTTAAAAAAATGCAATGCCAAGGATGTTCAATTGACCATTTTTGATGATGCAGGTCACGATAGTTGGACACGAGTTTATGACAATCCCGAAATTTATGAGTGGATGTTTAAACAGATAAAAACAAATACGAACAAATAA
- a CDS encoding acetate kinase, with amino-acid sequence MKILIINSGSSSIKYQLMVMPTNEVICTGMIDRIGLETSNVTFKSALNTIEETLPISNHKVGLQKVANMLLDAEKGVIKSTSEIGAVGHRVVHGGSDFSDTVKIDDKVKAKIKQLFELAPLHNPANLEGINVAEEIFSSAEQIAVFDTAFHQTMPEVAYKYAIPNYLLTENKVRVYGFHGTSHKYVSEKAIDFLENNSKIITIHLGNGCSMAAIKNGKCIDTTMGFSPSNGLIMGTRCGDIDQSVVFYMIKNLGYTPDEVNSILLKQSGMLGLTGYSDLRDIESEAEKGNKDCQLALFMNAYRIKKFIGSYTAALNGLDAIVFTAGIGENSSHMRKLICADMDYFGIELDQDKNQIRSKEIREINLPSSKTKVLVVPTDEEYEIANQVYHLLHD; translated from the coding sequence ATGAAAATATTAATTATAAACTCAGGAAGTTCATCTATAAAATATCAATTAATGGTTATGCCAACAAACGAAGTGATTTGTACTGGTATGATTGATAGAATTGGATTAGAAACTTCAAATGTAACATTCAAAAGTGCCTTAAACACAATAGAAGAAACATTGCCAATTTCGAACCATAAAGTAGGTTTGCAAAAAGTAGCTAATATGCTTTTGGATGCTGAAAAAGGCGTTATAAAATCAACTTCAGAAATTGGAGCAGTTGGTCATCGCGTTGTTCACGGAGGAAGCGATTTTAGTGATACGGTAAAAATTGACGATAAAGTAAAGGCAAAAATCAAGCAGCTTTTTGAATTGGCGCCATTGCATAATCCTGCGAATTTAGAAGGAATTAATGTCGCTGAAGAAATCTTTAGCTCGGCAGAGCAAATTGCTGTTTTTGATACCGCTTTTCACCAAACAATGCCCGAAGTAGCTTATAAATATGCTATTCCAAATTATCTTCTGACAGAGAATAAAGTACGTGTTTATGGTTTTCATGGTACAAGTCACAAATATGTTTCTGAAAAAGCAATTGACTTTTTAGAAAACAATTCTAAAATAATAACCATTCACTTAGGTAATGGCTGCAGTATGGCTGCGATTAAAAACGGAAAATGTATTGATACTACAATGGGATTTTCGCCTTCTAACGGTTTAATTATGGGAACACGTTGTGGCGATATCGATCAGTCTGTGGTATTTTATATGATTAAAAATTTAGGATATACACCAGACGAAGTAAATTCGATTTTATTGAAACAAAGCGGTATGCTTGGGCTTACAGGTTATAGCGATTTACGTGATATTGAGTCAGAAGCCGAAAAAGGAAATAAAGATTGCCAATTGGCTTTATTTATGAACGCGTATCGTATCAAGAAATTCATAGGTTCTTATACTGCTGCTTTAAATGGACTGGATGCGATTGTTTTTACTGCCGGAATTGGAGAAAATTCTTCGCATATGCGTAAATTAATTTGTGCAGATATGGATTATTTTGGAATAGAACTGGATCAGGATAAAAATCAGATTCGTTCAAAAGAAATCAGAGAAATTAATTTACCGAGTTCAAAAACAAAAGTTTTGGTAGTTCCAACAGATGAGGAATACGAAATTGCAAATCAGGTTTATCATTTACTTCACGATTAA
- a CDS encoding RagB/SusD family nutrient uptake outer membrane protein, giving the protein MKKIYISMFVLSAFFFTGCADDFLDVNQTESISTNDIELFNSDAGAATFVTSIYSKFLEWDMSVFGWIGLASITSDDADKGSSPGDTGTDKDVLDALTYNSSNPSAESTFTAQYDGINRCNQALNIIPKLDKANPALRERLMAEAKFLRAFMYFTLVKCYGGVPIVDHLPNPSSLEDKNMLLTRKTAAEVYAFIEKDLNEAIAVLPVKSAYAADEKARASKGAAYALLAKVNLYQKNWQKVVDNCNLVTGYAIAPDYGKMFRVEGENGVESIFEINGVGSVPIKGIGGYSNVQGARGTGGWGWGFNTPSQSLLNAYEAGDVRKNATIIFRGSTLYDGRVVPATVENAMYNLKAYSSKYTDAWETDANITYLRYGEVLLMKAEALNELGQTSDAIPLLNQIRHRAGLGDTPATSQTAVRTAIWKERRVELAFEFDRFFDLVRTGQAKAAFAADGKVFTEGKNELFPIPASFIIQSGGLATQNPGY; this is encoded by the coding sequence ATGAAAAAGATATATATATCAATGTTTGTACTATCAGCATTCTTTTTTACTGGATGTGCAGACGACTTTTTAGATGTCAATCAAACAGAGTCTATTTCTACAAACGACATAGAATTATTTAACAGTGATGCTGGTGCAGCAACATTTGTAACTTCTATTTATAGTAAGTTTTTAGAATGGGATATGAGTGTATTTGGTTGGATTGGATTGGCAAGTATAACTTCTGATGATGCTGACAAAGGATCATCTCCAGGAGATACAGGTACAGATAAAGATGTTTTAGATGCCTTAACTTATAATTCATCAAATCCATCTGCAGAAAGTACTTTTACAGCTCAATACGATGGAATAAACAGATGTAATCAGGCATTAAACATTATTCCAAAATTAGATAAAGCAAATCCTGCTTTAAGAGAAAGATTAATGGCAGAAGCTAAGTTCTTAAGAGCTTTCATGTACTTTACTTTAGTAAAATGTTATGGAGGTGTTCCAATTGTAGATCACTTACCAAATCCATCTTCACTTGAAGATAAAAACATGTTATTAACTCGTAAAACTGCTGCTGAAGTATATGCTTTTATCGAGAAAGATTTAAATGAAGCAATTGCTGTATTACCAGTTAAATCAGCCTATGCTGCTGATGAGAAAGCAAGAGCTTCAAAAGGAGCAGCTTATGCATTATTAGCGAAAGTTAATTTGTACCAAAAAAACTGGCAAAAAGTAGTAGACAACTGTAATTTGGTTACTGGTTACGCAATTGCTCCGGATTATGGTAAAATGTTTAGAGTAGAAGGAGAAAATGGTGTTGAATCTATTTTTGAAATTAACGGAGTTGGTTCTGTTCCTATAAAAGGAATTGGAGGATATTCAAACGTTCAGGGTGCTCGTGGTACCGGTGGATGGGGATGGGGATTCAATACACCATCTCAAAGTTTATTAAATGCTTATGAAGCAGGAGATGTTAGAAAAAATGCTACTATTATTTTTAGAGGTTCAACCTTATATGATGGCAGAGTAGTTCCTGCAACAGTAGAGAATGCAATGTATAATCTTAAAGCTTATTCTTCAAAATATACTGATGCGTGGGAAACTGATGCAAATATTACTTATTTAAGATACGGAGAAGTATTGTTGATGAAAGCTGAAGCTTTGAATGAATTAGGTCAAACATCTGATGCGATTCCTTTATTAAATCAAATTAGACATAGAGCTGGTTTAGGAGATACTCCTGCAACTTCTCAAACGGCTGTTAGAACAGCAATTTGGAAAGAAAGAAGAGTTGAATTAGCTTTTGAATTTGACAGATTCTTTGACTTAGTTAGAACGGGTCAGGCAAAAGCGGCTTTTGCAGCAGATGGAAAAGTATTTACAGAAGGTAAAAATGAATTGTTCCCAATTCCTGCCTCATTCATAATACAATCTGGAGGTTTAGCAACTCAAAACCCTGGTTACTAA